In Urocitellus parryii isolate mUroPar1 unplaced genomic scaffold, mUroPar1.hap1 Scaffold_40, whole genome shotgun sequence, a single genomic region encodes these proteins:
- the LOC144252320 gene encoding HORMA domain-containing protein 2-like: MAVLRLYTNPKKPEKVTEIYQFKFKYTKEGATMDFDSSSTSFESGTNSKDIKKASVLLIRKLYILMQNLGPLPNDVILTMKLHYYNSVTPQDYQPPGFKEGVNSHFLVFDGEPVNLQVRLVSTGFHSMKIKVTMEAARVSDLEKNLFQENNTTEVAHQGLDCDDEEEEYKCCEQPIKKIL; the protein is encoded by the exons ATGGCAGTACTTAGA cttTACACAAATCCAAAGAAACCTGAG AAAGTGACTGAGATATACCAGTTCAAattcaaatatacaaaagaagGAGCCACTATGGATTTTGACAG CAGTAGTACAAGCTTTGAAAGTGGAACAAATAGTAAAGATATTAAGAAAGCCAGTGTACTACTGATTCGTAAATTATATATACTGATGCAGAACCTTGGACCCCTTCCTAATGATGTTATACTTACTATGAAACTCCATTACTACAATTCAG TGACTCCACAAGATTACCAACCGCCTGGTTTTAAAGAAGGAGTGAACTCACACTTCTTGGTGTTTGATGGGGAACCTGTCAATCTGCAAGTGAGATTGGTCTCCACAGGCTTTCACAgcatgaaaataaaagtcactaTGGAGGCAGCCAGAGTATCTGATTTGGAGAAAAATCTGTTTCAGGAGAATAATACTACTGAAGTTGCCCATCAGGGTCTAGACTGTGATGATGAAGAAGAGGAGTAcaaatgttgtgaacaaccaataaaaaaaatattataa